A stretch of the Psychroserpens sp. Hel_I_66 genome encodes the following:
- a CDS encoding YceI family protein, translated as MGKHLIYFLLILLFSNNVSINAQNFIVKEGTASFKAKMPLNSYIGKSDDLQGTIDFKDGTLTFSVPVKSIKTDNEKRDGHMYELLKAEKNPNVFFEGKFIDDFNFEEKATQTLNAKGDFTLAGVTREITIPIELKLVSEDTIQLIASWSLLITDYNLERPSLAFIKVNDKHDLSVDAILTKK; from the coding sequence ATGGGTAAACACTTAATTTATTTTTTACTAATACTGTTGTTTTCAAACAACGTATCTATAAATGCCCAAAACTTTATAGTAAAGGAAGGAACCGCATCCTTTAAAGCAAAAATGCCACTTAATTCCTATATCGGCAAATCTGATGATTTACAGGGCACCATAGATTTTAAGGACGGCACGTTGACCTTTTCAGTACCTGTAAAATCCATAAAGACAGACAATGAAAAACGGGATGGACATATGTATGAGCTGTTAAAAGCGGAAAAAAATCCAAATGTTTTTTTTGAAGGAAAATTTATAGACGATTTTAATTTTGAAGAAAAAGCGACACAAACGCTCAACGCAAAGGGCGATTTTACCCTTGCGGGAGTTACTCGGGAAATAACTATTCCTATTGAGTTGAAACTTGTATCAGAAGATACCATTCAACTAATAGCCTCTTGGTCTTTATTGATTACCGATTATAATTTGGAGCGCCCAAGTTTGGCATTTATAAAAGTTAATGACAAGCACGACTTGAGTGTGGATGCAATACTTACGAAGAAATAA
- a CDS encoding four-helix bundle copper-binding protein — MKNQKLIEALNNCVAHCNHCADACLDEDMVKMMVDCIRTDRDCAEICSATVKLLAMDSAFAKAMVEICHKVCVKCADECKGHDHQHCKDCAEACRKCADACEAYLA; from the coding sequence ATGAAAAATCAAAAATTGATTGAAGCGCTTAACAATTGTGTAGCGCATTGTAACCATTGTGCAGATGCCTGTCTTGATGAAGATATGGTAAAAATGATGGTAGACTGTATTCGTACAGATAGAGATTGTGCAGAAATCTGTAGTGCCACAGTAAAATTACTTGCTATGGATTCCGCTTTCGCGAAAGCGATGGTAGAAATCTGTCACAAAGTTTGTGTTAAATGTGCCGATGAATGCAAAGGTCACGATCATCAACATTGCAAAGATTGCGCGGAAGCGTGTCGTAAGTGTGCTGATGCTTGTGAAGCATATTTAGCCTAA
- a CDS encoding DUF3347 domain-containing protein codes for MKNLKMSIAAMLLLTISFTNAQEKEKMNHGEMEMDHSKMMNMNSDAKAEAILSDYFILKDALVGDDTKKAAQSGTKLVATLKAFDMSSYTKEQQEELADIIEDATEHAEHIAESAIDHQREHFKILSKDIVDMVAITGTKNTLYQQFCPMYDKGSAWLSASDEVRNPYYGSKMLKCGKVQKTIQ; via the coding sequence ATGAAAAATTTAAAAATGAGTATAGCAGCAATGCTATTGTTAACAATTTCTTTTACCAATGCACAGGAAAAAGAAAAAATGAATCACGGAGAAATGGAAATGGATCATAGTAAAATGATGAATATGAATAGTGATGCAAAAGCCGAAGCTATTTTAAGTGATTACTTCATATTAAAAGATGCTTTGGTAGGAGATGATACTAAAAAAGCGGCACAATCAGGAACAAAATTGGTAGCCACTCTTAAAGCATTTGATATGAGTAGTTATACAAAAGAACAGCAAGAAGAGCTGGCCGATATCATAGAAGATGCTACCGAACACGCTGAGCATATAGCTGAAAGTGCTATAGACCATCAAAGAGAACATTTTAAAATCTTGAGTAAGGATATAGTGGATATGGTCGCAATTACAGGAACAAAAAACACCTTGTACCAACAATTTTGCCCTATGTATGATAAAGGTAGTGCTTGGTTGAGTGCAAGTGATGAAGTAAGAAATCCATATTACGGTAGTAAGATGCTAAAATGTGGGAAGGTTCAAAAGACTATTCAGTAG
- a CDS encoding DUF2231 domain-containing protein, translated as MKIKHFFSIILVIAFLGSLTKALALNEKRNSLDETELSVSTTSVAQSDPVKADFDAFPNLHPMVVHFPIVLLLLAVVLQLIQLFILNRTMDWVILLMVGSGFIGAYVAGTFVHPHTEGLTEMAKSVLEQHDKYADWTLWSSALAAILKIVSLFWVKLKRGFEIAVFVVMAFAAYSVSEAGHYGSQLVYIEGVGPQGKYLGNENEEGHGESDEHSH; from the coding sequence ATGAAAATAAAACATTTTTTTTCAATCATTTTGGTCATTGCCTTCTTAGGTAGTTTGACCAAAGCCCTTGCCTTAAATGAAAAACGAAATAGCCTTGATGAAACTGAGTTATCGGTCAGCACAACTTCAGTTGCACAATCAGATCCTGTAAAAGCAGACTTTGATGCATTTCCCAACCTGCACCCTATGGTCGTGCATTTTCCCATAGTGCTATTGCTGTTAGCTGTGGTCTTACAGTTGATACAGCTGTTTATTTTGAACCGGACAATGGATTGGGTCATTCTTTTAATGGTAGGGTCTGGGTTTATCGGGGCATACGTTGCTGGAACATTTGTACATCCGCACACAGAAGGCCTTACCGAAATGGCAAAAAGCGTACTGGAACAGCACGATAAATATGCCGATTGGACACTATGGTCAAGTGCCCTTGCAGCTATTTTGAAAATAGTAAGTCTGTTTTGGGTCAAACTAAAGCGCGGTTTCGAAATAGCAGTTTTTGTAGTAATGGCTTTTGCGGCCTATTCCGTTTCCGAAGCAGGACATTATGGTTCGCAGCTGGTATATATAGAGGGAGTTGGCCCACAAGGAAAATATCTTGGCAACGAAAACGAAGAAGGTCACGGAGAAAGTGATGAACATTCACATTAA
- a CDS encoding DUF4136 domain-containing protein: MRTLKKMAVCLLIGTTAVSCSASSSAIVTDYDQEAQFGTYKTFYWSDDFQMDSDKENEPLFFNTLIKKRLKGVIQEQMENKGYVLNKSNPDLLVDSRIFVQTRDINTGGGYPYFPSYGHGYGHFGSYGYGYYGGYQSSQEHKEGGVVIELIDMSRRQLVWQGFAPDVLHANTTDKQKEIKEAVAKIFAKYQYGNTVKN, translated from the coding sequence ATGAGAACATTAAAAAAAATGGCAGTCTGTCTTTTAATAGGCACTACCGCAGTCAGTTGTTCGGCCAGTTCTTCGGCCATTGTTACCGATTATGACCAAGAGGCACAGTTTGGAACCTACAAAACCTTTTACTGGTCCGATGATTTTCAAATGGACAGCGACAAGGAAAACGAACCGTTATTTTTCAACACATTGATAAAGAAACGGTTAAAAGGCGTCATTCAAGAACAAATGGAAAATAAAGGCTACGTCTTGAATAAGAGCAATCCTGATTTATTGGTAGATTCCCGTATCTTTGTACAGACAAGAGATATAAACACAGGTGGTGGCTACCCTTATTTTCCTTCTTATGGTCACGGTTATGGTCATTTCGGGTCTTACGGTTATGGATATTATGGCGGTTACCAATCATCTCAAGAACACAAAGAAGGTGGCGTTGTCATAGAACTTATAGATATGAGCAGACGACAATTAGTCTGGCAAGGATTTGCGCCAGACGTGCTGCACGCAAATACCACCGATAAGCAAAAGGAAATTAAGGAGGCGGTGGCAAAAATATTTGCAAAATATCAATATGGGAATACTGTAAAAAATTAA
- a CDS encoding heme-binding domain-containing protein, whose amino-acid sequence MKIVKIIALVLLVAFVGIQFIPTERNQSDTVPQTDFMFVHNVPETIQNKLQVSCYDCHSNNTQYPWYNKIQPVTWFLEDHIKEGKAELNFNEWDSLSTRRKKSKLRSIIKQIESGEMPLDSYTLIHKDAKFSKEETNEIINFITQLKDSL is encoded by the coding sequence ATGAAGATTGTAAAAATCATAGCATTAGTATTATTGGTAGCGTTTGTGGGAATTCAATTTATTCCCACAGAACGCAACCAAAGCGATACAGTACCCCAAACTGATTTTATGTTCGTACATAACGTTCCTGAGACTATTCAGAATAAGTTACAGGTATCGTGCTATGATTGTCATAGTAATAATACACAGTACCCTTGGTATAATAAAATCCAACCCGTGACTTGGTTCTTAGAAGACCATATAAAAGAAGGAAAGGCCGAACTTAATTTTAATGAATGGGATTCCCTATCCACTCGAAGAAAGAAAAGTAAACTTCGATCAATTATTAAACAAATAGAAAGCGGAGAAATGCCTTTAGATTCTTACACTTTAATTCATAAAGACGCAAAGTTCTCAAAGGAAGAAACGAATGAAATAATCAATTTCATCACACAATTAAAGGATAGTTTATAA
- a CDS encoding YybH family protein — protein MKTLKLATLLTLLLFSTSQIYSQNTDSDTEKEAVLKVMKSYKDALQNLTTEGTFQLFSENSEVFESGGVEGSYAHYIEHHLGPELGHFKKFEFSDYEIDVQVDTPYAFTTETYIYTIVLKPDDKGDTRTIKKKGVATSILKKMDGNWKIIKTHSSSRNSK, from the coding sequence ATGAAAACACTAAAACTTGCAACACTCTTAACACTATTGTTATTTTCAACTAGTCAAATCTATAGTCAAAACACAGATTCGGACACAGAAAAGGAAGCGGTTCTAAAAGTTATGAAATCATATAAAGACGCCCTGCAAAACCTAACGACCGAGGGTACATTTCAATTATTTTCCGAGAATTCCGAAGTCTTCGAATCTGGAGGTGTCGAGGGCTCGTATGCACACTATATAGAGCATCATTTAGGACCAGAATTGGGGCATTTTAAAAAATTTGAATTTTCTGATTATGAGATTGATGTACAGGTTGATACACCTTATGCATTTACTACAGAAACTTATATTTATACCATCGTCCTTAAACCAGACGACAAAGGAGATACGAGGACTATAAAGAAAAAAGGGGTGGCAACCTCTATCTTAAAGAAGATGGATGGAAATTGGAAAATTATTAAAACTCACTCATCTTCAAGAAACTCGAAATAA
- a CDS encoding FMN-binding glutamate synthase family protein, protein MRKEFIITATLLIFAYIALVFWHPHSWWIGLIILPFLVLGLVDYFQKSNNIRRTYPLLGRITNLLEEQRHVIQETLLLNRTEGQPFTWIQKEIVYKRAADANKSQPFGTQIPYDKVGREWFTHSTYPAKQINDDFRVLIGSSHCSKPYSASILNLAGMSFGSISKNATLAFNGGAKIAGFAQNTGEGGFTPYHQEYGADIIFQFGTGYFGCRDAEGNFDAKKFADIATNDVVKMIEIKISQGAKPGFGAILPAKKNTKEISEFRDVEQGTEIHSPAFHSAFDNDVEMLRFIRKLRKLCKGKPVGIKLCIGQQDEFERMIKTFAENQNCPDFIAIDGAEGGSGAAHMESLHWAGMPIIEAVHFANGILKKYGLRDEIKVMAAGRIISAFDIYRMLALGADTCYSARGMMFALGCVQSLKCNLDTCPTGITTMVPSRVASIVVKDKKTKVANYHKNTIEGFKELLKSMGIENRKGIDKKYIVRRINENETTTYQELYSNGLNDLKIKSNG, encoded by the coding sequence ATGAGGAAAGAATTTATTATTACCGCTACACTCTTGATTTTTGCGTATATCGCTTTGGTGTTTTGGCATCCCCATTCGTGGTGGATTGGATTGATTATACTTCCTTTCCTTGTACTTGGTCTTGTGGACTATTTTCAAAAATCCAATAATATTAGGCGAACCTATCCCTTGCTTGGTAGAATCACAAATCTTCTAGAGGAGCAGCGCCACGTTATTCAGGAAACATTATTGCTCAACCGTACCGAAGGGCAACCCTTTACTTGGATACAAAAGGAAATCGTCTATAAGCGTGCCGCAGATGCCAATAAAAGTCAGCCTTTTGGAACACAGATTCCGTATGATAAAGTAGGTCGTGAATGGTTTACCCATTCCACCTATCCTGCAAAACAAATCAATGACGACTTTAGAGTTCTTATAGGAAGTTCTCATTGCTCAAAACCTTATTCTGCCAGTATTCTCAACCTTGCAGGAATGAGTTTTGGTTCCATAAGCAAAAATGCTACCCTTGCTTTTAACGGTGGTGCGAAAATAGCAGGTTTTGCTCAAAACACCGGCGAAGGTGGCTTTACGCCTTACCATCAAGAATACGGTGCAGATATTATTTTCCAGTTTGGAACGGGATACTTTGGATGTCGTGATGCAGAAGGAAATTTTGACGCTAAAAAATTCGCCGACATCGCAACCAACGATGTCGTGAAAATGATTGAAATAAAAATATCGCAAGGTGCCAAACCTGGCTTTGGGGCAATTTTGCCGGCAAAGAAGAACACAAAGGAAATTTCCGAATTCAGGGATGTGGAGCAGGGAACGGAAATTCATTCCCCAGCCTTTCATTCGGCATTCGACAATGACGTTGAAATGCTACGCTTCATTAGAAAATTGAGAAAACTCTGTAAAGGAAAACCTGTGGGAATAAAGCTGTGCATTGGTCAACAAGATGAGTTTGAAAGAATGATTAAAACCTTCGCCGAAAACCAAAATTGCCCAGACTTTATAGCCATTGACGGTGCTGAAGGTGGCTCTGGTGCTGCCCATATGGAATCCCTACATTGGGCAGGTATGCCAATAATTGAAGCCGTCCATTTCGCAAACGGCATTCTTAAAAAGTATGGGTTGCGAGATGAAATTAAAGTAATGGCAGCTGGTAGAATTATATCCGCTTTTGATATCTATAGAATGTTGGCACTCGGCGCAGATACTTGTTATAGTGCCAGAGGGATGATGTTTGCCTTGGGCTGTGTACAATCGCTAAAATGCAATTTGGATACCTGCCCTACGGGAATTACCACAATGGTGCCTTCCCGGGTTGCATCCATTGTTGTAAAAGATAAAAAAACCAAAGTTGCCAACTATCATAAAAATACCATTGAAGGTTTTAAGGAACTGCTAAAATCAATGGGTATTGAAAATAGAAAGGGTATCGACAAAAAGTATATTGTCCGCCGAATCAATGAGAATGAGACCACGACTTATCAAGAGTTATATTCTAATGGATTGAATGATCTAAAAATAAAAAGTAATGGGTAA
- a CDS encoding heavy metal translocating P-type ATPase: protein MKHTYKIHGMTCNGCRNHVEGTLSKVKGVSKATVNLAKAEATIEMESHIPIEKFQDALKKEGGTYSIHKSGERHHQNDTAGVDAERSRSTKAKNEKPKGKGTGTFYCPMHCEGDKTYEKTGDCPVCGMDLVEEQNLSAKTSEQWTCPMHPEIVKDEAGACPICGMDLVPMEADSSAEEKTYKKVLKKFWIAVTFTLPIFFIAMSEMLSNNPLENILEIKYWNWIQFALSLPVVFYATWMFFERAYRSIVTWNLNMFTLIGIGTGVAWVFSVFGMLFPQMFPQDFLTESGTVFVYFEATTVILTLVLLGQVLEARAHSKTNSAVKELLKLAPNKAIKVVDGNEEEVSIDQIEKGDTLRVKPGDKIPVDGKITEGETTVDESMISGEPIPVNKSVDDKVSSGTINGNQSFLMEAEKVGSDTLLSQIIHMVNDASRSRAPIQKLADTVSGYFVPIVILIAVTTFVVWAIWGPEPAYVYALVNAIAVLIIACPCALGLATPMSVMVGVGKGAQNGVLIKNAEALEKMDKVDTLIVDKTGTITEGKPTVEKIGVFGERFRESEILHFIASLNSSSEHPLAEATVKYGKEQKTEISKTENFSAVTGKGVEGTINGKKLDLGNDKMMEYAKATISSAMKDEAQSFQKQGKTVSYLAIDGEVSGYVVIGDKIKKTSAKAIKELQDNGINVIMLTGDNHDTAQAVASELNLADFKASMLPENKLQEVEKLQNEGKVVAMAGDGINDAPALAKSDVGIAMGTGTDVAIESAMITLVKGDLHGIVKAKNLSHKVMRNIKQNLFFAFVYNMIGVPIAAGVLFPFFGLLLSPMIAALAMSFSSVSVIMNALRLRSLKL, encoded by the coding sequence ATGAAACACACCTATAAAATACACGGAATGACCTGCAATGGTTGTCGAAATCACGTAGAAGGAACACTTTCCAAAGTGAAAGGTGTCTCAAAGGCTACTGTGAATTTAGCAAAAGCTGAAGCTACCATTGAAATGGAATCACATATTCCTATTGAGAAATTCCAAGATGCCCTTAAAAAAGAAGGTGGTACTTATTCTATCCACAAATCTGGAGAGCGACATCATCAAAACGATACCGCCGGAGTTGATGCTGAGCGTAGTCGAAGTACGAAAGCAAAAAATGAAAAACCTAAAGGTAAAGGAACTGGCACTTTTTACTGTCCGATGCATTGTGAGGGAGACAAAACATATGAAAAAACTGGAGACTGTCCTGTCTGCGGAATGGATTTAGTTGAAGAGCAAAATTTATCTGCAAAAACTTCTGAACAATGGACGTGTCCTATGCACCCAGAAATTGTAAAAGATGAAGCTGGGGCCTGTCCGATCTGCGGAATGGACTTAGTCCCAATGGAAGCAGATAGTTCAGCAGAAGAAAAGACCTATAAAAAAGTGCTTAAAAAGTTCTGGATTGCAGTCACTTTTACACTGCCTATATTCTTTATAGCAATGTCAGAAATGCTGTCAAATAATCCGCTGGAAAATATTCTCGAAATAAAATACTGGAACTGGATTCAATTTGCGCTTTCCCTTCCGGTGGTTTTTTATGCCACGTGGATGTTCTTTGAACGTGCGTATCGCAGTATTGTCACCTGGAACCTAAATATGTTTACGCTCATCGGGATAGGTACTGGAGTGGCTTGGGTTTTTAGTGTTTTCGGTATGCTGTTCCCGCAAATGTTCCCACAAGACTTTTTAACCGAATCAGGAACTGTATTTGTGTATTTTGAGGCGACCACCGTTATTCTAACGCTGGTGCTACTCGGCCAGGTACTTGAGGCCCGTGCGCATAGCAAGACCAATTCTGCGGTCAAGGAACTCTTAAAACTCGCACCCAATAAAGCAATTAAGGTAGTAGATGGAAATGAAGAAGAAGTTTCTATTGACCAGATAGAGAAAGGAGATACCCTACGCGTGAAACCGGGCGATAAAATTCCCGTGGATGGTAAGATTACTGAAGGCGAGACTACCGTAGATGAATCAATGATTTCGGGCGAGCCTATTCCAGTCAACAAATCTGTTGATGATAAAGTAAGTAGCGGTACCATAAACGGCAACCAGTCGTTCTTGATGGAAGCTGAAAAAGTAGGAAGCGATACGTTACTTTCCCAAATCATACATATGGTAAACGATGCCAGTCGCAGTCGTGCACCTATTCAAAAATTGGCAGATACTGTTTCAGGATATTTTGTACCCATCGTCATCCTTATTGCGGTCACAACCTTTGTCGTTTGGGCAATCTGGGGACCCGAACCAGCGTATGTATATGCCCTTGTAAACGCTATTGCTGTATTGATTATCGCTTGTCCTTGTGCCTTAGGGTTAGCAACACCTATGTCTGTGATGGTAGGTGTTGGTAAAGGTGCTCAGAATGGAGTACTGATTAAAAATGCGGAAGCCCTTGAAAAAATGGATAAGGTGGACACACTTATTGTGGATAAAACAGGAACCATTACGGAAGGAAAACCAACCGTAGAGAAAATAGGTGTTTTTGGAGAACGCTTTCGCGAAAGCGAGATTCTACATTTTATTGCATCCCTAAACAGTTCCAGCGAGCATCCACTTGCCGAAGCTACCGTGAAATACGGAAAGGAGCAGAAAACTGAAATATCCAAAACCGAAAACTTCAGCGCAGTGACAGGAAAAGGTGTAGAAGGAACTATTAATGGCAAAAAGCTCGATTTAGGAAACGACAAGATGATGGAATATGCTAAGGCAACTATTTCATCTGCTATGAAAGATGAAGCACAATCCTTTCAGAAACAAGGGAAGACCGTTTCTTACTTGGCGATTGATGGTGAGGTTTCAGGCTATGTGGTTATCGGTGACAAAATCAAAAAAACGAGTGCAAAAGCCATAAAGGAATTGCAGGACAATGGAATAAATGTGATAATGCTTACGGGCGATAACCACGACACCGCACAGGCAGTAGCATCAGAACTAAACCTTGCAGATTTTAAAGCCAGTATGCTACCCGAAAATAAGTTGCAGGAAGTTGAAAAATTGCAGAATGAAGGGAAAGTGGTTGCAATGGCAGGCGATGGCATCAATGATGCACCAGCACTAGCCAAAAGTGATGTCGGTATTGCAATGGGAACAGGCACCGACGTAGCTATCGAAAGTGCAATGATAACCTTGGTAAAAGGCGATTTACACGGTATCGTAAAAGCTAAAAACTTAAGCCATAAGGTGATGCGAAACATTAAGCAGAATCTTTTTTTCGCATTTGTTTATAATATGATAGGTGTACCTATTGCTGCAGGAGTGTTGTTTCCGTTTTTCGGTTTGCTATTGTCGCCTATGATTGCAGCCTTGGCAATGAGCTTTAGTTCAGTTTCCGTTATTATGAACGCCTTGCGGTTACGTTCACTAAAACTATAA
- a CDS encoding potassium channel family protein: MKETINDISNGNGFYGQLFKKVLLTATAVIAISLSYIFWAQADDNGLWRPILIVALALIKTIFIVRLTFIQLAKIIGESHQLTHVLTLFAVLIVLIVFSFTADYHALYILNPENFDSSTTFNGSFLLQFFEFLYFSLITFSSVGYGDIVPISISGKMLVMMEIFLSFLVLVFGIANINRIHVNK, encoded by the coding sequence GTGAAAGAAACTATAAATGACATATCAAACGGCAATGGGTTTTATGGACAGCTCTTTAAAAAAGTATTGCTTACCGCAACGGCGGTTATCGCTATATCACTGAGTTATATATTTTGGGCACAAGCAGATGATAATGGCCTATGGCGACCTATTTTAATTGTGGCTTTGGCTCTAATCAAGACCATTTTTATTGTTCGGCTTACGTTCATACAATTGGCTAAAATAATAGGGGAAAGCCATCAACTTACGCACGTCCTAACATTATTTGCGGTGTTGATTGTTTTGATTGTATTTTCATTCACGGCAGATTATCACGCTTTATATATTTTGAACCCTGAAAATTTCGATTCGAGTACAACGTTCAATGGCTCATTTTTATTACAGTTTTTTGAGTTTCTATATTTCAGCTTAATCACTTTTTCATCGGTTGGATATGGTGATATAGTGCCGATTTCAATTTCGGGAAAAATGCTAGTGATGATGGAAATTTTCTTGAGCTTTTTGGTCCTTGTCTTTGGCATTGCTAACATTAATAGAATACACGTTAATAAATAA
- a CDS encoding APC family permease, with protein sequence MKPLKINTQKLSLLGSVSLGTGVMIGAGIFVLMGQIAELVGDLFPIAFIAGAVVVGFSSYSYVKFSNAYPSSGGVAKFLTKAYLPGTLAGSFSLLMYVSMVVSESLVAGTFGAYALRLFPQGYEGYASALGVLLIVAAYIINISGNKIIETTATITAIIKVVGIAVLAISGLVISGLPTITGTYSAANGQSLPEGFGFIAALALSILAYKGFTTITNQGGDIKNPHKNVGRSIIISIIVCTVIYVVLALSVAGGLSIEEIIIAKDYALAAAAKPLFGEWGSTLTILLAIVATVSGVIASVYSASRMLGMLSNMKQVPDMNRMKQLKNPSLIFTVSLAILLTVLFDLTRIASIGAIFYLIMDIAIHWGLFKYLKKEVKFNPIIPIIAILLDVVILAAFIYLKYVNDPFVLIVAAIGIALIFLSQFIFMKSHTDKDGNMNMGMENSEKEQMKM encoded by the coding sequence ATGAAACCATTAAAAATAAATACCCAAAAGCTCTCATTATTAGGCTCTGTATCTTTAGGTACAGGCGTAATGATTGGTGCAGGTATTTTTGTTTTAATGGGGCAGATAGCCGAATTAGTCGGCGATTTATTTCCTATTGCTTTTATCGCAGGCGCAGTTGTAGTAGGCTTTAGCTCCTATTCGTATGTTAAATTTTCAAACGCCTATCCTTCTTCTGGAGGTGTTGCTAAATTTTTGACAAAGGCCTATTTACCAGGTACACTTGCTGGTTCATTTTCTTTGCTGATGTATGTATCAATGGTTGTCTCAGAAAGTTTAGTGGCAGGTACTTTTGGGGCGTATGCGTTACGACTGTTTCCGCAAGGATATGAAGGTTATGCATCTGCATTGGGTGTATTGCTTATTGTTGCTGCATATATCATCAATATTTCGGGTAACAAGATTATTGAGACTACCGCTACCATTACTGCAATTATTAAAGTAGTGGGTATTGCAGTTCTTGCTATATCAGGATTGGTTATTTCTGGTTTACCCACAATCACAGGTACTTATAGTGCTGCCAATGGCCAATCCCTGCCTGAAGGTTTTGGATTTATTGCCGCATTGGCCTTGTCTATCCTTGCATACAAAGGATTTACGACCATTACCAATCAAGGTGGCGATATAAAAAATCCTCATAAAAATGTAGGGCGTTCCATAATTATATCAATAATCGTTTGTACGGTTATCTATGTTGTTTTGGCATTATCGGTTGCTGGCGGATTGAGTATTGAAGAAATTATAATAGCAAAAGATTATGCTCTCGCAGCAGCAGCAAAACCTCTATTTGGCGAATGGGGTTCAACGCTAACTATTTTACTAGCCATTGTTGCAACAGTTTCCGGTGTAATTGCCAGCGTATATTCTGCCTCGCGAATGTTGGGTATGTTAAGCAATATGAAACAAGTTCCTGATATGAACAGAATGAAGCAACTTAAAAATCCTTCGCTGATTTTTACTGTTTCTTTAGCGATACTTTTGACTGTTTTGTTCGATTTAACTCGCATAGCTTCCATTGGTGCTATTTTCTATTTGATAATGGACATTGCTATTCATTGGGGACTTTTTAAATATTTGAAAAAGGAAGTAAAATTCAACCCGATTATTCCAATAATTGCCATACTGTTGGATGTTGTTATTTTGGCAGCATTTATCTATTTAAAATATGTAAACGACCCATTTGTACTAATAGTTGCTGCAATTGGTATTGCCCTCATTTTTCTTTCTCAATTTATTTTTATGAAATCGCATACAGATAAAGACGGAAATATGAATATGGGAATGGAAAACAGTGAAAAAGAACAAATGAAAATGTAA
- a CDS encoding DUF3347 domain-containing protein codes for MKTINRSIGMVALVATMILAVSCKDNKKEHDNSDGHHSEMNADDNQSKMNHDNNNNNDGHHDGESKEMAMNGNGASQVILNDYFNLKDALVSDDNAKAKELGATLAKSFGNLNVSNYTDAQKADLKDIIEDAVEHAEHISESDIDHQREHFKILSKDVTDMVAITGTENTLYQQFCPMYDGGSNWLSMSEEVRNPYYGSKMLKCGKVQKEIN; via the coding sequence ATGAAAACAATTAATAGAAGTATTGGTATGGTAGCCTTAGTTGCTACAATGATTTTAGCAGTTTCCTGTAAAGACAACAAAAAAGAACACGATAACTCAGATGGTCATCATTCAGAAATGAATGCAGATGATAACCAGTCTAAAATGAACCACGATAATAATAATAATAATGATGGTCATCACGATGGAGAAAGTAAGGAAATGGCAATGAATGGAAATGGTGCATCTCAAGTCATTTTAAATGACTATTTCAACCTCAAAGATGCTTTAGTATCTGATGATAATGCTAAGGCAAAAGAACTTGGTGCTACTCTTGCAAAAAGCTTCGGTAATCTTAATGTTTCAAATTATACAGACGCTCAAAAAGCTGATCTAAAAGACATTATTGAAGATGCGGTGGAGCACGCAGAGCATATTTCTGAAAGTGATATAGACCACCAGAGAGAGCATTTTAAAATCTTGAGTAAGGATGTAACCGATATGGTTGCAATCACAGGAACAGAAAACACGCTATACCAACAATTTTGTCCAATGTACGATGGCGGGAGTAATTGGTTAAGTATGAGTGAAGAAGTAAGAAACCCTTACTACGGAAGTAAAATGCTGAAATGTGGTAAGGTGCAAAAAGAAATTAACTAG